From Lysinibacillus sp. SGAir0095, the proteins below share one genomic window:
- a CDS encoding group II intron maturase-specific domain-containing protein, whose amino-acid sequence MSGTFEEIVKKINQITTGWINYYGISRMKKFIFETQKWLNHRLRQLIWKRWKKPKTKYKMLRKYGTNHDDAMKLANSRKGYWRISRSEILQRAITKDRLIKWKLKDISLLYEQRYLKG is encoded by the coding sequence ATGAGTGGAACTTTTGAGGAAATAGTAAAGAAAATTAATCAAATCACAACTGGATGGATTAATTACTACGGGATCTCAAGAATGAAGAAATTCATTTTTGAAACTCAGAAATGGTTAAACCATCGATTAAGACAACTCATATGGAAGAGATGGAAGAAACCAAAGACTAAATATAAGATGCTTCGTAAATATGGAACTAACCATGATGACGCAATGAAATTAGCAAACTCCCGTAAGGGATATTGGAGAATATCACGAAGTGAAATCCTCCAACGAGCAATAACAAAAGATAGGCTCATAAAGTGGAAACTAAAAGACATCTCCTTACTTTATGAGCAACGATACTTAAAAGGTTGA
- a CDS encoding recombinase family protein: MNERKLIVIYCRVSSAAQNLDLQISAAKRHLESVGLKENEDFIIYLDDHDVSATKLKMNQRPKLMELIHLIKEGKVKSVIVYKRDRLARNFYEFVDITKVFIKYKVEVIYTASNEPPFKNKLALEAFYGMFSQMEGQNISTRTADARKQYPSNIFGYKRITDDANKPKYIINQDKKDAIQSLFIDFSNVRDEEHFLEFLLVRRKGLNNPDKILRILTNPFYSAHYESKNGYQVLPHVEPIISLNLYLASKSHIDKFIAYYHEKLTELNKQHLVYPECGECGNMMKHRKENQLDLGYFVCSSNHQRLSISVEEINDSVTQAVLDHVQSLSITLAKKMVPKQITVAHKKLQNALESTKSEYLETTLRLCTIDRKAKSTISNYLKEIQVLKDKYNELEQDLLTLQTLGKEIKDTTQLLSQLNHDFTEQELYRLVELFVDKIFVYETYIQIDLFLSTFAKESNAS; the protein is encoded by the coding sequence ATGAACGAAAGAAAATTAATTGTTATTTATTGCAGAGTGAGTTCCGCTGCACAAAATCTAGATTTACAAATTTCTGCAGCAAAAAGGCATCTCGAATCAGTCGGATTAAAGGAAAACGAAGATTTTATTATTTATCTAGATGATCACGACGTATCAGCAACGAAGTTAAAAATGAACCAACGGCCGAAGTTGATGGAGCTAATTCACTTAATAAAAGAAGGAAAAGTTAAATCCGTTATTGTATATAAGCGGGATCGGTTAGCAAGAAACTTTTATGAATTTGTAGATATAACGAAGGTTTTTATCAAATATAAAGTTGAAGTTATTTACACTGCTAGCAATGAGCCTCCATTTAAAAACAAATTGGCTTTAGAGGCATTTTATGGGATGTTTTCTCAAATGGAAGGTCAGAACATTAGTACACGAACTGCCGATGCTCGAAAGCAATATCCATCAAATATTTTTGGATACAAACGTATTACTGATGATGCAAACAAACCAAAATATATTATTAATCAAGATAAAAAAGATGCCATTCAATCATTATTTATCGATTTTAGTAATGTTCGAGACGAAGAACATTTCCTTGAGTTCTTGTTGGTACGTAGAAAAGGTCTAAATAATCCGGACAAGATTCTTAGAATTTTAACAAATCCATTTTACTCCGCACATTATGAATCAAAAAATGGTTATCAGGTACTCCCTCATGTGGAACCAATCATAAGCCTTAATCTTTATCTTGCAAGCAAATCACATATTGATAAGTTTATAGCATACTACCATGAAAAACTAACAGAGCTTAACAAACAACACTTAGTATATCCAGAATGTGGGGAATGCGGAAATATGATGAAACACCGGAAAGAGAATCAACTTGATTTAGGCTATTTTGTATGCAGCTCTAACCACCAAAGACTTTCAATATCTGTTGAAGAAATTAATGATTCAGTAACCCAAGCTGTCTTGGATCATGTTCAATCACTCTCTATTACACTTGCAAAAAAGATGGTTCCGAAACAAATTACTGTAGCGCATAAAAAGTTACAAAATGCTCTAGAAAGTACTAAATCCGAGTATCTAGAAACTACTCTAAGGCTTTGCACAATAGATAGAAAAGCGAAATCCACTATATCCAATTATTTGAAAGAGATTCAAGTCCTTAAAGACAAATACAATGAATTAGAACAAGATTTATTAACTTTACAGACACTAGGTAAAGAAATTAAAGATACTACTCAACTCTTATCGCAGCTTAATCATGATTTTACTGAACAAGAACTTTATCGACTTGTCGAATTATTTGTTGATAAGATATTTGTTTATGAAACTTACATCCAAATCGATTTGTTTCTTTCAACCTTCGCAAAGGAATCTAATGCATCATGA
- a CDS encoding recombinase family protein — translation MKNSKKFKLNKTLKATAYLRYSDKKQDDNNSLAIQKSQIQQLAERENLEIIEWRADKATSAFHNNISKREGIQLLLEDIANGAEAVCFYEESRVTRSITDFYNEIYIPIKQQYPHVKFFSTQSEGEWNPDDPITQAKFVFAAEESEIKSVRATDAQKNLLHREQPKRPGSRTPVGYDLEDGVLSPNEDDAKIVELIYYLKSWGHSQNIIAQFLNRCAITTKKVKTWNSSTIGYILSNRAYSGNLAWNVRKSYEISSPKPEEDIDLFKNVHSPIISPTVFHLLKQIKDLKKRYGTMSTPYYLRSIIKCKSCNAYLTAKDQSPKGRRGDYKIYKCTTCNNSVSIIPVHQTVLCDIQKKWSNQLNTFSVTSREQLNHWIAKLSKTKDTLKQQRKLVLLNEKMPADEISSEVYLTAQNHVQNKIINISKTIDEINLLLEDENDYLLLTLNEMLQHSFYDFSDTELRVFFLMYFEEVLIDFDKNNEIHISYRLSPFVSLENVITGYITEQMG, via the coding sequence ATGAAAAACAGTAAAAAATTTAAATTAAATAAAACTTTGAAAGCAACTGCTTACCTTCGTTATTCTGATAAAAAACAGGATGATAATAACTCTTTAGCAATTCAAAAAAGCCAAATTCAACAATTAGCTGAAAGAGAGAATTTGGAAATTATTGAATGGCGTGCTGATAAGGCTACAAGTGCCTTTCATAATAACATAAGTAAGCGGGAAGGTATTCAACTTCTCTTAGAGGATATAGCAAATGGTGCTGAAGCAGTCTGTTTTTATGAGGAATCAAGGGTTACTAGGAGTATCACTGATTTCTATAACGAGATTTATATTCCTATAAAGCAACAGTATCCTCATGTAAAATTTTTCAGTACTCAATCGGAAGGTGAATGGAATCCAGATGACCCCATCACACAAGCTAAGTTTGTCTTTGCGGCAGAAGAATCTGAAATAAAGTCAGTCCGCGCAACAGACGCTCAAAAGAACCTGCTACATCGAGAACAACCGAAACGCCCTGGTTCCCGAACGCCAGTTGGATATGATTTGGAAGATGGAGTTTTGTCTCCTAATGAAGATGATGCTAAAATCGTAGAGTTAATTTATTATCTGAAAAGTTGGGGCCATTCACAGAACATTATTGCTCAATTTTTGAACCGTTGCGCTATCACAACAAAGAAAGTGAAAACTTGGAATAGCAGTACAATCGGTTATATCCTATCAAACCGTGCTTACTCTGGTAACTTAGCTTGGAATGTAAGGAAAAGCTACGAAATTAGCAGCCCCAAACCTGAAGAAGATATTGATTTATTTAAGAATGTACATTCCCCTATTATTAGTCCAACCGTTTTTCATTTATTAAAGCAAATAAAGGATTTGAAAAAGCGTTATGGAACGATGAGTACACCATATTATCTCCGTTCGATTATTAAATGTAAAAGTTGCAATGCATATTTAACGGCTAAAGATCAGTCACCTAAAGGAAGACGCGGAGATTATAAAATATATAAGTGTACAACCTGTAATAATAGTGTATCAATTATCCCTGTACATCAAACTGTTTTATGTGATATACAGAAGAAATGGAGTAACCAACTTAATACTTTTTCAGTTACTTCTAGGGAACAACTTAATCACTGGATTGCTAAACTTAGCAAAACAAAAGATACCCTAAAACAGCAAAGAAAATTAGTACTCCTTAATGAAAAAATGCCAGCAGATGAAATATCTTCTGAAGTGTATTTAACAGCACAAAACCACGTACAAAATAAAATAATTAATATAAGTAAGACTATAGATGAAATTAACCTGCTTCTTGAAGATGAAAATGACTATCTTTTATTAACTTTAAATGAAATGCTGCAACATAGTTTCTATGATTTTTCAGACACTGAACTTAGAGTATTCTTCTTAATGTATTTTGAAGAAGTATTGATTGATTTTGATAAAAATAACGAGATTCATATCAGTTACCGTCTCTCTCCCTTTGTTTCATTAGAAAATGTAATAACTGGTTATATAACCGAACAAATGGGATAA
- a CDS encoding SIR2 family protein, whose amino-acid sequence MKIEKIINELQTQIAEKNVNFLIGSGASVPYFPSLGNIEKVLTERQYNPSVRQLIYLHYFTEIINKNFDLINETVKCEYYVTKNYRLFIKGLVNIMNYRNARISPKRANIFTTNYDMFFERATDHEQRSNSSLILNDGGSGYLLRTLSSENFHKTVSRNGVFDNYHKELPTINLIKCHGSVNWVNSFLENQQTIEIRNDLQLIKKIRNAANEIKLKEDDKKLIEDYLWVEEYDEQLDMKIHEIAEINFSSLDLFFQEYKSLMIINPEKNKFKNTVLDEYYYSMLRLLSYELEKDQTILIVFGFSFADEHIRNLVKRSFHNPQLRIYIFVYKNGMRKEIMQLLNCQYQSNVVIIEPTEEMPPIDLYHFSKLLFEGARE is encoded by the coding sequence ATGAAAATTGAAAAAATAATTAATGAATTGCAAACACAAATTGCAGAAAAAAACGTAAACTTTTTAATCGGATCGGGGGCATCCGTGCCTTATTTCCCTTCCCTCGGAAATATTGAAAAAGTTTTGACTGAAAGACAGTATAATCCATCCGTTCGTCAATTAATCTATCTACATTACTTTACAGAGATAATTAATAAAAATTTCGATTTAATAAATGAAACTGTAAAATGTGAGTATTATGTAACAAAGAATTATCGCTTGTTCATAAAAGGCTTAGTAAACATTATGAACTATCGAAATGCAAGAATTTCTCCAAAACGAGCTAATATTTTCACTACCAATTATGATATGTTTTTTGAAAGAGCTACCGATCATGAACAAAGAAGTAATTCATCATTAATACTCAATGATGGAGGAAGTGGATATTTATTAAGGACACTTAGTTCAGAAAATTTCCATAAGACTGTATCACGTAATGGTGTATTTGACAACTATCACAAAGAATTGCCAACAATCAATTTAATTAAATGTCATGGTTCGGTAAATTGGGTTAATTCGTTTTTGGAGAACCAGCAAACTATTGAAATAAGAAATGATTTACAACTAATAAAGAAAATTAGAAATGCAGCGAATGAAATTAAATTAAAAGAAGATGATAAAAAATTAATTGAAGATTATCTTTGGGTAGAGGAATATGATGAACAACTTGATATGAAGATTCATGAAATTGCTGAAATTAATTTCAGCTCTTTAGATTTATTTTTTCAAGAATATAAAAGCCTTATGATTATCAATCCAGAGAAGAATAAATTCAAAAATACTGTTTTAGATGAGTACTATTACAGTATGTTACGTTTGTTAAGTTATGAATTAGAAAAGGATCAAACTATACTAATTGTTTTTGGTTTTTCATTTGCAGATGAACATATTAGAAACTTGGTTAAAAGGTCGTTTCATAATCCACAATTACGTATTTACATATTTGTTTATAAAAACGGCATGCGTAAAGAAATAATGCAATTACTAAATTGTCAGTATCAAAGCAATGTAGTTATTATTGAACCGACAGAGGAAATGCCTCCAATTGATTTATATCATTTCAGTAAGTTACTTTTTGAGGGGGCAAGAGAATGA
- a CDS encoding DUF771 domain-containing protein, with product MQQLSVTLTIPIPADSVVISKVELEELKNAQLVGVYWSMKDLENRIKRKNEWIKENILYPANFKKILDVESGGFVFYPKSKGQTWSFQATKMAEFLEKHFKDIYS from the coding sequence ATGCAACAACTATCAGTAACATTGACAATCCCCATACCAGCCGATTCAGTAGTCATTTCAAAAGTAGAATTGGAAGAACTAAAAAATGCACAGCTGGTAGGCGTTTATTGGTCCATGAAAGATCTTGAAAATAGAATTAAACGAAAAAACGAGTGGATAAAAGAAAACATTCTGTACCCAGCAAATTTCAAGAAAATTCTTGATGTTGAATCGGGTGGCTTTGTCTTTTATCCAAAATCAAAAGGCCAAACTTGGTCTTTTCAGGCCACGAAAATGGCTGAGTTTTTAGAAAAACATTTTAAAGATATTTATTCTTAA
- the ltrA gene encoding group II intron reverse transcriptase/maturase, translating to MDMKEQDGINLIDKVIANNNLWRAYKKVKANNGAPGVDGITVVQLKSHMKKYYEPLKRKLKDGTYQPQPVKRVAIPKPDGSKRYLGIPCVLDRVVQQAILQVIEPIIDPHFSEYSFGFRKGRNAHQAIKSAQQYYEEGYRVVVDCDLKSYFDTIHHQRLRAYLEEFISDKIVLKLIWKFLRSGILDRDIYIETKDGAPQGGPLSPILANVYLNKLDRELEKREHRFIRYADDFVIYVKSVRAGERVMESIKKYIEDDLHLTINQKKSKVCGATSATFLGFNIQNLMGKSDADQVSRPSNDSKTS from the coding sequence ATGGATATGAAAGAACAGGATGGTATCAATTTAATCGATAAAGTCATTGCAAATAACAATCTCTGGAGAGCATACAAGAAAGTAAAAGCAAATAATGGTGCACCAGGGGTTGATGGAATTACAGTAGTACAATTAAAGTCACACATGAAGAAATACTACGAACCTCTTAAAAGGAAGCTAAAAGATGGAACTTACCAACCTCAACCAGTCAAAAGAGTTGCCATACCAAAACCGGACGGTTCTAAACGATATCTAGGAATACCTTGCGTTTTAGATAGAGTCGTCCAACAAGCTATTCTTCAAGTAATTGAACCGATTATAGACCCACACTTTTCAGAATATAGTTTTGGATTTCGGAAGGGCAGAAACGCCCACCAAGCTATTAAATCAGCACAACAATATTACGAAGAAGGTTATCGAGTTGTAGTAGACTGTGATTTGAAAAGTTACTTCGACACAATACATCATCAAAGGTTAAGAGCGTATTTAGAAGAATTCATATCAGATAAAATTGTTTTAAAATTAATATGGAAATTCCTTCGTTCAGGTATTCTTGACCGAGATATCTATATCGAAACGAAAGATGGTGCTCCGCAAGGTGGACCTTTGTCTCCTATTTTAGCAAATGTCTATTTAAATAAACTAGATAGAGAATTAGAAAAGAGAGAACATCGTTTTATTAGGTATGCGGATGATTTCGTCATCTATGTGAAAAGTGTTCGAGCTGGGGAGCGGGTAATGGAAAGTATCAAGAAATACATCGAGGATGACCTACATTTAACAATTAACCAAAAGAAAAGTAAGGTTTGTGGTGCAACATCAGCAACATTCCTCGGCTTTAATATTCAAAATTTAATGGGAAAGTCGGATGCCGACCAAGTAAGTCGGCCAAGCAACGATTCAAAGACAAGTTAA
- a CDS encoding beta-lactamase family protein, which yields MILEKDYTNTFEGVHTHVKESAEKMGSSGGALYIIQNDKVVTESYFGKQSNDIHARDVKSDTQFHIASVRKAYIGFAAAYAIYNGYFSIDDSIRQFVEDSHLSAYEGVTIRHLLTHTHGLKIENGKLISEYKPGESWAYRGPSIDLLTTIIKKTTGRSVADIVNEQVFEPLAFQSTEWIKMSQPHLKIANTLRDADDIIWTETDVVDGSGMNMYVSAQELALWGYIHLTEGKWGGKQLIPREIIQMATSIQTPNPRLPIHKNGFLWFVKDTNHNFNQIGDTVPKGSYQLLGYTNVALLVIPEENVVAVRMFNRYGSPEGYDYLKDIRSFGDTVYKWSIKSTMQ from the coding sequence TTGATATTAGAAAAAGATTACACAAACACGTTTGAAGGAGTACATACTCATGTAAAAGAAAGTGCAGAAAAGATGGGTTCCAGCGGAGGCGCTTTATATATTATTCAAAACGACAAAGTCGTAACAGAATCTTATTTTGGTAAACAGTCGAATGATATACATGCTAGAGATGTGAAATCAGACACTCAATTCCACATTGCCTCTGTAAGAAAAGCTTATATAGGTTTTGCTGCTGCTTACGCTATATACAATGGCTACTTTTCCATTGATGATTCGATTCGACAGTTTGTTGAAGACTCTCATTTGTCAGCATACGAAGGTGTAACCATTCGTCATTTATTAACTCACACCCATGGATTAAAAATAGAAAATGGTAAATTAATAAGTGAATATAAACCCGGTGAATCATGGGCATATAGAGGTCCCAGTATTGATTTGTTGACAACTATTATCAAAAAAACAACGGGACGATCTGTTGCCGATATTGTAAATGAGCAAGTCTTTGAGCCACTTGCCTTCCAATCAACAGAATGGATTAAGATGAGTCAGCCTCATTTAAAAATTGCAAACACTTTAAGAGATGCAGATGACATCATTTGGACTGAGACAGATGTAGTAGATGGTTCAGGAATGAATATGTATGTGTCTGCACAAGAGCTTGCCCTATGGGGTTACATTCATTTAACAGAAGGAAAATGGGGAGGAAAACAACTTATTCCTAGAGAAATCATTCAAATGGCAACATCCATTCAGACGCCCAACCCAAGACTTCCTATTCATAAGAACGGATTTTTATGGTTTGTTAAAGACACAAACCATAACTTTAATCAAATAGGGGATACAGTTCCTAAAGGCTCCTATCAATTACTCGGTTATACAAATGTGGCTCTGCTCGTCATTCCAGAGGAAAACGTAGTAGCAGTAAGAATGTTCAACCGATATGGTTCACCAGAAGGATACGACTATCTCAAAGATATTCGCTCCTTTGGAGACACTGTTTATAAATGGTCTATAAAATCAACAATGCAATAA
- a CDS encoding IS110 family transposase, with protein sequence MNPVIGLDVAKGESQVQAYLERKKPYKKSFKVKHDLDGLASLLDFIKEVEDISGERPPLVMESTGHYHTPVVQYFEDKGYLIIIVNPLISYKAKSSSLRKVKTDIIDANHLCELYYKEDLEPYKKRGIQLTNLRHLTRQHDNITGMFVQTKLQFQAVLDQVFPGYSNVFGDLYSDVSLKILHTFPTSEDILKANTEVLTTRIKEFCNSRSLQWADKQAEKLMTAAAQNPFQKALYSSLALSLEMYINMLFEYKKHLSMLENEIDALAKSIEESKIIRTIPGIGEKIAATIISEIGEIEKFNHPKKLVAFAGLDPSVFESGTFKGTYNRITKRGSSRLRQALYMAVKCAIRDCRKQKTTDEILPRNKKLRAFYDKKREEGKPFRVAVIACANKLLHWIYALLKNKASFQDLA encoded by the coding sequence ATGAATCCAGTCATTGGTCTGGATGTAGCAAAAGGTGAAAGTCAGGTTCAAGCATACTTGGAAAGAAAGAAGCCCTACAAGAAAAGTTTCAAAGTAAAACATGATCTTGATGGGTTAGCTAGTTTATTAGATTTTATTAAAGAAGTAGAAGATATTTCAGGAGAACGCCCCCCTCTTGTTATGGAATCAACGGGTCATTATCACACACCAGTTGTTCAATATTTTGAGGACAAAGGCTATTTAATCATTATCGTAAATCCTCTCATTTCTTATAAAGCAAAAAGTTCTAGTTTGCGAAAGGTAAAAACAGATATCATTGATGCCAATCACCTCTGCGAGCTGTATTATAAGGAGGATTTAGAGCCTTATAAAAAGCGTGGTATCCAACTTACGAACTTACGTCATCTTACGAGACAGCACGATAATATTACAGGCATGTTTGTACAAACAAAACTACAATTTCAGGCAGTTTTAGATCAAGTTTTTCCTGGATATAGTAATGTTTTTGGAGACTTATATTCGGATGTTTCTTTAAAAATACTACATACATTTCCTACTTCAGAGGATATATTGAAAGCCAATACTGAAGTATTAACAACGAGAATAAAAGAATTTTGTAATTCTCGTTCTTTACAATGGGCAGACAAACAGGCTGAAAAGCTAATGACTGCAGCAGCTCAAAATCCTTTTCAGAAGGCTTTATATTCTAGTCTTGCCCTAAGCTTAGAAATGTATATTAATATGCTCTTTGAATATAAAAAACATCTATCTATGCTAGAAAATGAGATAGATGCTTTAGCAAAAAGTATTGAAGAATCTAAGATTATCCGAACAATTCCCGGTATTGGCGAAAAAATCGCTGCAACGATTATTTCTGAAATTGGGGAAATTGAAAAGTTTAATCATCCTAAGAAACTAGTCGCTTTTGCCGGTCTTGATCCAAGTGTCTTTGAATCTGGTACCTTCAAAGGTACCTACAATCGAATAACCAAAAGAGGCTCGAGCAGACTACGGCAAGCTTTGTATATGGCTGTTAAATGTGCTATTCGTGACTGTCGTAAACAGAAAACAACGGATGAAATCCTTCCTCGTAATAAGAAATTACGGGCGTTTTATGATAAAAAACGAGAAGAAGGAAAACCATTTAGAGTAGCTGTAATAGCTTGTGCAAACAAACTCTTACATTGGATTTATGCACTATTAAAAAACAAAGCTTCTTTCCAAGACTTAGCTTAA
- the ltrA gene encoding group II intron reverse transcriptase/maturase yields the protein MTETYTDLHKRANNKETFHHLYGIITSRNNILLAYRIIKSNKGSKTPGTDGKTILDIEKYTENDLIEEIRKQLKNYRPKKVRRKLIEKHNGKMRPLGIPCILDRIIQQCFKQVLEPIAEAHFFNHSYGFRPLRSTHHAMARIQYLVNQSQLHYVVDIDIKGFFDNINHTLLIKQLWNLGIRDRQVLACIAKMLKSEIDGEGVPSKGSPQGGLLSPLLSNIVLNELDQWVAKQWELFPLHKPLKTREGQLLAKKKTQLKEGYLVRYADDFKILCRDAKTAERWFHAVKLFLKERLKLDISPEKSKIINLRKNESAFLGFTIRANRKGEKRVAHTFVRPEKIQKIKAEAKKRVKELRSSPTIQNVMRFNSFVLGLHNYFNRATHVNLAFSRLAYEISAMMYNRLRSIGKYAHPTNPPPSYKKFYSVGCKTFKIADIYLYPLANVQTKNTICFTQSLTPFTAEGRGQIHKNLHKNIKQEIALLMESKILTRSVEYMDNRISRYSMKKGNCEITGIFLQAQEVHCHHFIPLHLGGNDKFNNLRILHKDVHKLIHMTDTSKINTLMKSLGITQPMLENINKYRKKCELQLIE from the coding sequence ATGACCGAAACATATACAGACTTACATAAGCGAGCTAATAATAAAGAAACATTCCACCATTTATACGGCATCATCACGTCGAGGAATAATATTTTATTGGCGTATCGCATAATCAAGTCAAATAAAGGCTCCAAAACCCCAGGTACAGATGGGAAAACCATTTTAGATATTGAGAAATATACTGAGAACGATTTAATAGAAGAAATACGAAAACAGCTCAAGAATTATCGCCCGAAGAAAGTAAGAAGGAAGCTAATAGAAAAACATAATGGCAAAATGAGACCACTCGGCATTCCATGTATCCTCGATAGAATTATTCAACAGTGTTTCAAACAAGTATTAGAACCAATAGCAGAAGCCCATTTCTTCAATCATAGTTATGGATTTAGACCGTTAAGGTCTACTCATCATGCAATGGCCAGAATCCAATACCTAGTCAATCAGTCACAACTCCACTACGTTGTGGACATTGATATTAAAGGCTTTTTTGACAATATCAATCACACCCTACTGATTAAACAACTTTGGAATTTAGGTATTAGAGACAGGCAAGTCCTTGCATGTATAGCCAAAATGCTAAAATCAGAGATTGATGGAGAAGGTGTACCCTCAAAAGGCTCTCCACAAGGTGGGCTGCTCTCACCACTACTATCAAACATTGTATTAAATGAATTAGATCAATGGGTAGCCAAGCAATGGGAGTTGTTCCCCCTACATAAACCACTCAAGACAAGAGAAGGTCAACTCCTTGCTAAAAAGAAAACCCAATTGAAAGAAGGATATTTAGTTCGTTATGCTGATGACTTTAAAATTCTCTGTCGAGATGCAAAAACCGCCGAAAGGTGGTTTCATGCTGTAAAGCTATTTCTTAAAGAACGGCTAAAACTCGATATTTCACCAGAAAAATCGAAGATTATTAACCTACGTAAAAATGAATCAGCCTTTCTTGGTTTTACCATTCGCGCAAATAGAAAAGGTGAAAAGCGAGTGGCCCACACTTTTGTTCGTCCCGAAAAGATACAGAAGATAAAAGCTGAAGCGAAGAAACGAGTAAAAGAACTTCGTTCTTCACCAACCATTCAAAACGTTATGCGTTTCAATAGCTTTGTATTAGGGTTACATAATTACTTTAATAGAGCGACACACGTCAACTTAGCGTTCTCACGTCTTGCCTATGAAATCAGTGCAATGATGTACAATCGTCTTAGGTCAATCGGGAAGTATGCACATCCAACGAATCCACCCCCATCTTATAAGAAATTTTACAGCGTGGGATGTAAAACATTTAAAATTGCTGATATTTATCTTTATCCACTAGCAAATGTGCAGACAAAGAATACTATTTGCTTTACTCAAAGCCTTACTCCATTCACGGCAGAAGGACGAGGGCAGATTCATAAAAATCTACACAAAAATATCAAGCAAGAAATAGCCCTACTGATGGAATCGAAGATTCTAACACGAAGTGTCGAATATATGGATAACCGGATTAGTCGATACAGTATGAAAAAAGGAAACTGTGAAATTACAGGTATATTCCTTCAAGCACAAGAGGTGCACTGTCACCACTTTATTCCTCTGCATCTAGGAGGAAATGACAAGTTCAATAACTTACGGATCCTCCATAAAGATGTTCATAAATTAATCCATATGACAGACACATCTAAGATAAACACACTCATGAAGAGTTTGGGTATCACACAACCGATGCTTGAAAATATTAATAAATATCGGAAGAAATGTGAGTTACAACTAATCGAATAA